One genomic segment of Lampris incognitus isolate fLamInc1 chromosome 2, fLamInc1.hap2, whole genome shotgun sequence includes these proteins:
- the LOC130107561 gene encoding LOW QUALITY PROTEIN: protein unc-119 homolog B-like (The sequence of the model RefSeq protein was modified relative to this genomic sequence to represent the inferred CDS: deleted 2 bases in 1 codon) → MSGAKARSDAPVAESITGGGGGGGGGHATTAASSDRKPATGGILKRLKSRRSQVDSRPVTEEDLRAQSGQIAPEQVLGLRVATRGYLCKPEDNIYNIDFIRFKIRDLETGTVLFEIAKPPHKEEDEESRDGAASAGRFVRYQFTPAFLRLRTVGATVEFTVGDRPLNNFRMIERHYFRDHLLKSFDFDFGFCIPNSRNTCEHIYEFPQLPDSLVCQMVECPYETRSDSFYFVDNRMVMHNKADYAYNGGQ, encoded by the exons ATGAGCGGAGCTAAAGCCCGCAGCGACGCGCCTGTTGCTGAAAGCATCACCggcggaggaggcggaggaggcggAGGGCACGCCACCACCGCGGCCTCT TCGGATCGTAAGCCCGCCACCGGAGGCATCCTGAAGCGGCTGAAGTCCCGGAGGAGCCAGGTGGACAGCAGGCCCGTCACGGAGGAGGACCTGCGGGCACAGAGTGGACAGATCGCGCCGGAGCAAGTTTTGGGACTGCGGGTCGCGACGAGAG GGTATCTCTGCAAACCTGAAGACAACATCTATAACATTGACTTCATACGCTTTAAAATCAGGGACCTGGAGACAGGCACTGTCCTGTTTGAGATTGCCAAGCCTCCACATAAAG aggaggatgaggagagcAGAGATGGAGCCGCCAGTGCTGGTCGATTTGTACGGTACCAGTTTACCCCAGCCTTCCTACGACTGAGGACTGTGGGAGCAAC AGTGGAATTCACTGTTGGAGACCGACCTTTAAACAACTTCCGCATGATTGAGAGGCACTATTTCCGTGATCACTTACTGAAGagctttgactttgactttggtTTCTGTATCCCAAACAGCCGCAATACCTGCGAGCACATTTACGAGTTCCCTCAGCTACCTGACAGCCTAG TATGTCAGATGGTGGAGTGTCCGTACGAGACCCGATCAGACAGCTTCTATTTCGTTGACAACAGAATGGTCATGCACAACAAGGCAGACTATGCGTACAATGGAGGCCAATGA
- the LOC130132243 gene encoding RNA-binding protein 25-like, translating to MPNKPPAILHVTTKPPTKMVASPSEITSPEQLTDGTLEMNKGTPAERKTFEDSTKTSLEDTPHKSESESSGQPKPQVAQLVADNLPTTDEHGAVSPSDQPALKRDNTPCRSVHFGVVERDDGGPPQFIGSPSDSDPEPEEVSGDEGEEQSPAPVPIYRGVGMLQRQRDDIKMEERKWEESREGTEGNQREKLKVEEERKKEEDKERERQLESVQQRPGEEERELAKQKEQSIPAQEKLGDEEREREREEERPREDERERERLKEEEMERERQLEVMWQRKKEEDRAKETERGRERERERLKEEERERERLREEERERLREEERERLREEERERERLREEERAQERLREEERERERLREEERERERLREEENERERLKELEKERGRQMEEMERERLRAQEEQREKERLRKESERDRQIEEERQQAEERMKEQEKEKQRQEERKRAKETGETSREEERLREEEREKQRWEKGSESIAEEERLKEQEEERERMEMQEEGRRERPKQEVEEEELEDPVERERDDKGFGSNENECRQAQRRRQ from the exons ATGCCCAACAAGCCACCAGCTATACTTCATGTGACGACAAAACCACCCACAAAGATGGTGGCATCCCCGTCAGAGATCACATCACCTGAACAACTGACAGACGGCACTTTGGAAATGAATAAAGGTACTCCTGCTGAAAGGAAGACCTTTGAAGACTCCACAAAGACATCATTAGAAGATACACCACACAAATCTGAGTCTGAGAGCAGTGGCCAACCAAAGCCTCAGGTAGCCCAACTTGTGGCTGACAACTTACCCACCACTGATGAGCACGGGGCTGTGAGCCCAAGCGATCAGCCAGCCCTGAAGAGAGACAACACCCCATGTCGCTCTGTTCACTTTGGTGTTGTGGAGAGAGATGACGGAGGACCTCCACAGTTCATTGGCTCACCGTCTGATTCAGACCCAGAGCCGGAAGAGGTTTCTGGGGATGAAGGCGAAGAGCAATCTCCTGCCCCAGTGCCCATCTATAGAGGAGTGGGAAtgctgcagagacagagagatgacatAAAAATGGAAGAAAGAAAATGGGAAGAAAGCAGAGAGGGAACAGAGGGCAATCAGAGGGAGAAGCTTaaggtggaggaggagaggaaaaaagaggaagataaagagagagagagacaactggagtctgtgcagcagagaccgggagaggaagagagagaactggcaaagcAGAAAGAGCAGTCAATTCCAGCACAGGAGAAACTGGGAgatgaggaaagggagagggaaagagaggaggaaagaccgaGGGAGGAtgaaagggaaagagaaaggttgaaggaagaggagatggagagagaaagacagctggAGGTTATGtggcagagaaagaaagaggaagataGAGCAAAA gagactgagagaggaagagaaagagagagagagagactgaaggaggaggagagggagagagagagactgagggaggaagagagggagagattgagagaggaggagagggaaagactAAGAGAAGAGGAACGGGAGCGAGAGAGactaagagaggaggagagggcacAAGAGAGattaagagaggaggagagggaaagagagagactaagagaagaggaaagggagcgagagagactaagagaggaagagaatgaaagagaaagaTTGAAAGAattggagaaagagagggggcgaCAGATGgaggagatggaaagagagagactgagggcacaggaggagcagagggaaaaagagagactGAGAAAGGAAAGCGAAAGGGATCGACAGATAGAGGAGGAAAGACAGCAGGCAGAGGAAAGAATgaaagagcaggagaaagaaaaacaaagacaagAGGAACGAAAGAGAGCAAAGGAAACAGGAGAGACatcaagagaggaggagagattgagggaagaggagagggagaagcagaggtGGGAAAAGGGGAGCGAGAGCATTGCAGAAGAGGAAAGGCTgaaagagcaggaggaagagagggagaggatggaaatgcaagaagaggggaggagagaaaggCCAAAACAGGAGGTGGAAGAAGAGGAACTAGAGGacccagtagagagagagagggatgacaaAGGCTTTGGCAGCAATGAAAACGAATGCCGACAGGCACAGAGACGAAGACAGTGA
- the LOC130106639 gene encoding uncharacterized protein KIAA1671-like: METPFTLTEKVEVPEPQDAIPQIPETPKPEQAEKPEGDDEGKQEEQLNSYCAEEVLDTEVLTDCEPDQQHGDCEEASPETDSPKHILDFDQDPKVSSDDLEDDPHNVEPEPPAFPESSNPLLDTSAQRMRAELGKRRSQRTRPPRFMPQSSVPPPCTKNPSPDWRTCDSTDGKVICGKRKGSDSEEEQPRVKEVCSPPSASQRVPMFPGLSPSALMAHLKKRAGGGGEDEGVEKDRPSEETQPSPSQLPRPPRSPALLAGAARVLPPLGGTDGGSASSPSWLKELKSKKRLSQYDTEA, translated from the exons ATGGAGACGCCTTTCACCTTGACCGAAAAGGTGGAAGTGCCAGAGCCCCAGGACGCCATCCCTCAGATCCCAGAAACACCAAAGCCAGAACAAGCGGAGAAACCAGAGGGAGACGACGAAGGCAAACAGGAG GAGCAGCTGAATTCTTATTGTGCAGAGGAAGTCCTCGACACAGAGGTGTTGACAGATTGTGAACCGGACCAGCAGCATGGGGACTGTGAAGAAGCGTCTCCCGAGACTGATAG TCCAAAACACATCCTTGACTTTGACCAGGATCCTAAAGTTTCCTCTGATGACCTTGAAGACGACCCTCATAATGTGGAGCCAGAGCCACCTGCATTCCCTGAG AGCTCCaaccctctccttgacaccagtGCCCAGAGGATGAGGGCAGAACTGGGAAAGAGGCGAAGCCAACGAACGCGCCCTCCAAGGTTTATGCCTCAGAGCTCGGTGCCGCCCCCCTGCACAAAGAACCCTTCCCCTGACTGGAGGACCTGTGACTCCACAG ATGGCAAGGTCATATGTGGCAAGCGAAAGGGGTCAGATTCAGAGGAGGAGCAGCCCAGAGTGAAGGAGGTCTGCTCCCCACCTTCCGCCTCTCAGAGAGTGCCCATGTTCCCTGGATTGAGCCCTTCTGCCCTAATG GCCCATCTGAAAAAGAgagcaggtggaggaggagaggatgaAGGGGTAGAGAAAGACAGACCAAGTGAGGAAACACAACCATCCCCCTCACAACTCCCACGCCCCCCTCGCTCTCCAGCTCTCCTTGCTGGGGCTGCCCGAGTGCTGCCCCCCCTAGGCGGGACAGATGGAGG GTCTGCTTCCTCCCCGTCATGGTTAAAGGAACTAAAGTCTAAGAAGCGTTTGAGCCAGTATGACACTGAGGCATAG